A genome region from Crossiella equi includes the following:
- a CDS encoding MaoC/PaaZ C-terminal domain-containing protein, with protein sequence MSIATTLPRYDDVDKGYQLPPLSLRITRRDLVRYAGVSTDCNTIHWSDRAAQAAGLPGVVAHGLLTMAMVIRIVSDWTGDPAAVIDYQVRFGRPVVVPDDNEGATVEVAAKIGEKREDNTVRVDITAKFQGQSIFGRAFAIVRLA encoded by the coding sequence ATGAGCATCGCAACCACGCTGCCGCGTTACGACGACGTGGACAAGGGCTACCAGCTGCCCCCGCTGTCGCTGCGCATCACCCGACGTGACCTCGTGCGTTACGCCGGTGTCTCCACCGACTGCAACACCATCCACTGGAGCGACCGGGCCGCCCAGGCCGCCGGTCTGCCCGGTGTGGTGGCGCACGGCCTGCTCACCATGGCCATGGTGATCCGCATCGTCTCCGACTGGACCGGTGACCCCGCCGCGGTCATCGACTACCAGGTGCGCTTCGGCCGCCCCGTGGTCGTGCCGGACGACAACGAGGGGGCCACCGTCGAGGTCGCCGCGAAGATCGGTGAGAAGCGCGAGGACAACACCGTGCGCGTCGACATCACCGCGAAGTTCCAGGGCCAGTCGATCTTCGGCCGGGCCTTCGCCATCGTGCGCCTGGCCTGA
- the secE gene encoding preprotein translocase subunit SecE: protein MSEDREQETRPEEENEKTESTTPDSSSTSRPVTAAARRERRATARPERARPAKKDAEAKGEGAKGRPTPTRRSKESKGNPFKRIGRFFREVFSELRKVIWPTRKQLVTYTAVVLVFVTFMVALVTGLDLAFVQGVTWLFDNK from the coding sequence GTGAGCGAAGACCGCGAGCAGGAAACGCGGCCGGAGGAAGAGAACGAGAAGACCGAGTCCACGACTCCGGACTCGTCCTCCACCTCCCGCCCTGTTACCGCCGCGGCGCGGCGTGAACGTCGTGCCACCGCCCGACCGGAACGGGCTCGGCCCGCCAAGAAGGACGCCGAGGCCAAGGGCGAAGGCGCCAAGGGGCGCCCCACTCCCACCCGGCGCTCCAAGGAGAGCAAGGGCAACCCGTTCAAGCGGATCGGGCGCTTCTTCCGCGAGGTGTTCTCCGAGCTGCGCAAGGTCATCTGGCCCACGCGCAAGCAGCTCGTGACCTACACCGCGGTCGTGCTGGTCTTCGTCACCTTCATGGTGGCACTGGTCACGGGGCTGGACCTGGCCTTCGTGCAAGGCGTTACGTGGTTGTTCGACAACAAGTGA
- a CDS encoding pyridoxal phosphate-dependent aminotransferase: protein MGTRVSARVGGIAPSATIAVDSRAKALKAAGRPVIGFGAGEPDFPTPAPVVAAAEAACRDVASHRYTPPGGLPELRAAIAAKSERDSGLVLDPGQVLVTNGGKQAVYTAFATLLDPGDEVLLPAPYWTTYPEAVTLAGGVPVVVPTDETSGYQVTVEQLAAARTPRTKVLLFCSPANPTGAVYPPDQVEAIGRWAAANDIWVVTDEIYEHLVYDGAEHVSMPVVVPELADRCVVVNGVAKTYAMTGWRVGWLAGPSDVVTAATNLQSHLCSNVSNVAQRAALAAVAGPLDAVYEMRAAFDRRRRLVVELLGRIPGVGCPTPRGAFYAFPSVRGLLGREIRGRRPASSMELAALVLEEAEVAVVPGEAFGSPGYFRLSYALGDEDLVTGVGRLGDLLSEAR from the coding sequence ATGGGCACACGAGTTTCCGCGCGGGTCGGCGGCATCGCGCCGTCCGCCACCATCGCTGTGGACAGCCGGGCGAAGGCGCTCAAGGCGGCGGGCCGCCCCGTGATCGGCTTCGGCGCGGGCGAGCCTGACTTCCCCACCCCCGCGCCGGTGGTGGCCGCGGCCGAGGCCGCCTGCCGCGACGTCGCCAGCCACCGCTACACCCCGCCGGGCGGCCTGCCCGAGCTGCGGGCGGCGATCGCGGCCAAGTCAGAGCGCGACTCCGGGCTGGTGCTGGACCCCGGCCAGGTGCTGGTCACCAACGGCGGCAAGCAGGCCGTCTACACCGCCTTCGCCACCCTGCTCGACCCCGGCGACGAGGTGCTGCTGCCCGCCCCGTACTGGACCACCTACCCCGAGGCGGTCACGCTGGCGGGCGGTGTGCCGGTGGTCGTGCCCACCGACGAGACCAGCGGTTACCAGGTCACGGTCGAGCAGCTGGCGGCCGCGCGCACGCCGCGCACCAAGGTGCTGCTGTTCTGCTCCCCCGCCAACCCGACCGGCGCGGTCTACCCGCCCGACCAGGTCGAGGCCATCGGCCGCTGGGCCGCCGCGAACGACATCTGGGTGGTCACCGACGAGATCTACGAGCACCTGGTCTACGACGGCGCCGAGCACGTCTCGATGCCGGTGGTGGTGCCCGAGCTGGCCGACCGCTGCGTGGTGGTCAACGGCGTGGCCAAGACCTACGCGATGACCGGCTGGCGGGTCGGCTGGCTGGCGGGCCCCAGCGACGTCGTGACGGCGGCGACGAACCTCCAGTCGCACCTGTGCTCCAACGTCTCCAACGTCGCCCAGCGAGCCGCTCTGGCCGCCGTGGCGGGGCCGCTGGACGCCGTGTACGAGATGCGCGCGGCGTTCGACCGGCGCAGGCGGCTGGTGGTGGAGCTGCTGGGCCGGATCCCGGGCGTGGGCTGTCCCACCCCGAGGGGCGCGTTCTACGCCTTCCCGTCGGTGCGCGGGCTGCTCGGCAGGGAGATCCGGGGCAGGCGCCCCGCGAGCAGCATGGAGCTGGCCGCGCTCGTCCTGGAGGAGGCCGAGGTCGCGGTGGTCCCGGGCGAGGCCTTCGGCAGTCCCGGGTATTTCCGGCTTTCCTATGCGCTGGGCGATGAAGATTTGGTCACGGGGGTTGGCAGGCTCGGCGACCTGCTGTCTGAGGCGCGCTGA